Proteins encoded in a region of the Panicum hallii strain FIL2 chromosome 3, PHallii_v3.1, whole genome shotgun sequence genome:
- the LOC112883892 gene encoding iron-sulfur cluster co-chaperone protein HscB, mitochondrial — translation MWRRGAGLLRRHLAAACSRRVRRPPAPLVPAAPSSSTPSSSCRQILGIFRGSIGAPSRCLSNQAGGSGACWSCGATGAFLSCGSCGSVQPVDPSVDYFQIFGLKREYNIKDNNLEGRYKEWQKKLHPDLVHSKSEKERGYAAEQSALVIDAYRTLSKPLSRALYLLKLEGIHVDEEKTINDPELLMEMMEIREAVNDASDSQTLEKIQSQVKKKLEIWSHSFQDAFDKKDFDRAIEATQRMRYYERAVEETVKKL, via the exons ATGTGGCGCCGCGGAGCCGGACTGCTCCgtcgccacctcgccgccgcctgttCCCGTCGCGTGCGGCGACCCCCGGCGCCCCTTGTACCCGCCGCCCCATCTTCCTctaccccctcttcctcctgccGCCAGATTCTTGGAATCTTCCGGGGTTCCATCGGGGCGCCCTCTCGGTGCCTGTCGAAccaggcgggcggcagcggtgcCTGCTGGAGCTGCGGCGCGACGGGGGCGTTCCTATCGTGCGGGTCCTGCGGGAGCGTGCAGCCCGTCGACCCCTCCGTCGACTACTTCCAAATCTTTGGCCT AAAAAGAGAATACAACATAAAGGATAATAACTTGGAAGGGAGGTACAAGGAGTGGCAGAAGAAGTTACATCCCGACCTGGTTCACTCGAAGTCTGAG AAAGAGAGAGGCTATGCTGCAGAGCAATCAGCGCTTGTTATTGATGCGTATCGCACACTTAGCAAACCTTTATCAAGGGCATTATACTTG TTAAAACTTGAGGGAATACATGTTGATGAAGAAAAAACTATCAATGACCCAGAACTTCTTATGGAG ATGATGGAGATACGTGAAGCTGTGAATGATGCCAGTGATTCTCAAACGCTGGAGAAGATCCAATCTCAG GTTAAGAAAAAGCTCGAAATCTGGTCTCATTCCTTCCAGGATGCATTTGACAAGAAGGATTTTGACCGTGCCATAGAAGCAACACAGAGGATGAGGTACTATGAACGTGCAGTGGAAGAAACAGTGAAGAAGCTCTGA